From Deferrisoma camini S3R1, the proteins below share one genomic window:
- the cutA gene encoding divalent-cation tolerance protein CutA, with the protein MTDCVWIYMTVPSREEGLRIGRALVEERLAACANVLGGLTSVYWWDGAVQEDSEAALVLKSRADRVDRITARVKELHSYSCPCVVALPIAGGNPEFLDWIRTETR; encoded by the coding sequence ATGACCGACTGCGTGTGGATCTACATGACCGTGCCGTCCCGGGAGGAGGGGCTGCGGATCGGCCGGGCCCTGGTGGAGGAGCGTCTGGCCGCCTGCGCCAACGTGCTCGGCGGGCTCACGTCGGTGTACTGGTGGGACGGGGCGGTCCAGGAGGACTCCGAGGCCGCCCTGGTCCTGAAGTCCCGGGCGGATCGGGTGGACCGGATCACCGCCCGGGTCAAGGAGCTCCACTCCTACTCGTGCCCCTGCGTGGTGGCGCTGCCCATCGCGGGCGGCAACCCCGAGTTCCTCGACTGGATCCGGACCGAGACCCGCTGA
- a CDS encoding DUF5676 family membrane protein — MLNIRVVTWSLSSFTLFSYLVCILYGLIVPESLHMTTFLESVLPGFRWLTPVGFAIGFVESFLWGAYIGLVFTPLYNFFQRRLGP; from the coding sequence ATGCTCAACATCCGCGTCGTGACCTGGTCCCTCAGCTCGTTCACCCTGTTCAGCTACCTCGTCTGCATCCTCTACGGGCTGATCGTGCCCGAGAGCCTGCACATGACGACGTTCCTCGAGTCCGTCCTGCCCGGGTTTCGATGGCTCACCCCGGTGGGGTTTGCGATCGGGTTCGTCGAGAGCTTTCTGTGGGGCGCCTACATCGGGCTCGTGTTCACCCCGCTCTACAACTTCTTCCAGCGCAGGCTGGGCCCGTGA
- a CDS encoding putative PEP-binding protein — MTTETREQEDRMVTGSGIAPGVAQGILRFFVPAPQARRDPVVPGEPETEIERFAQHVGSLIEDLREMVARLGEDSASPGADILRSHILLLEGSSLRSRIEETIRSTNLAAEAAVEHAIEEIVRVFEGSGNPVLVERAPDLRDLAIQLRQRLAGQQASLLAGLPQDPSECILATRELLPSLVLEAHARGVRGFVVDRGTPLSHGAILAQSFDLPVLRVPRLEALWSLDGSRVLLDADRGELLVEPAAADLEPRLAEAPPVPVPGPAPSSLARVWLNVMDPGQLVGVDWTGVEGVGLYRTEMLFLGRRGGMPGEEEQTEAYRRLFERCAPGRATVRTLDIGGDKALPYFSLGPQDNPALGLRAHRIYRFHPEILLTQVRAILRAAAGFPGLRLLFPMIECVEEWRFVQGLVDQAVDSLAAEGTAFQERFERGVLVETPSAAWSFRRLLEAADFASIGTNDLIQYLFAVDRSNPNVLRTYGPEHPVVLQVLAALARDAKEAGKPLSICGKAGSDLALLPALIGLGITDLSVPVNRAQAVRARLATLRPRDCRRLARQCLQAETPDEVLELLGRPGSPPGPGVVAPRGAEWVDPVCGMAVHAEGNPLTTVRDGRRFYFCSRECLDAFLRQPADPANQTR, encoded by the coding sequence ATGACGACCGAGACGAGAGAACAGGAGGACCGCATGGTGACCGGCTCGGGCATTGCGCCCGGGGTCGCGCAGGGGATCCTGCGCTTTTTTGTGCCCGCGCCACAGGCGCGGCGGGACCCCGTGGTCCCGGGAGAACCCGAGACGGAGATCGAACGGTTCGCCCAGCACGTGGGCTCGTTGATCGAAGACCTTCGCGAGATGGTCGCCCGGCTGGGGGAGGACTCTGCCTCGCCCGGGGCGGACATCCTGCGCAGCCACATCCTTTTGCTGGAGGGCTCCTCGTTGCGCTCCCGGATCGAGGAGACGATCCGAAGCACCAACCTTGCGGCCGAGGCGGCGGTCGAGCACGCCATCGAGGAGATCGTCCGCGTGTTCGAGGGGTCGGGCAACCCGGTCCTGGTCGAGCGGGCGCCCGATCTGCGGGACCTGGCCATCCAGCTCCGCCAGCGGCTGGCCGGCCAGCAGGCGTCGCTCCTCGCGGGGCTTCCCCAGGACCCGTCGGAGTGCATCCTGGCCACCAGGGAGCTGCTGCCTTCCCTGGTGTTGGAGGCCCACGCCCGTGGGGTGCGGGGCTTCGTGGTGGACAGGGGGACTCCCCTGTCCCACGGGGCGATCCTCGCCCAGTCGTTCGATCTGCCGGTGCTGAGGGTGCCTCGGCTAGAGGCCCTGTGGTCCCTGGACGGTTCCCGGGTCCTCCTGGACGCCGACCGCGGGGAGCTCCTGGTGGAGCCGGCGGCCGCGGACCTGGAGCCGCGCCTTGCCGAGGCCCCCCCCGTGCCGGTGCCCGGCCCCGCGCCTTCGTCCCTGGCCCGGGTGTGGCTCAACGTCATGGATCCCGGGCAGCTCGTGGGGGTGGACTGGACAGGGGTCGAAGGCGTGGGGCTCTACCGCACCGAGATGCTGTTCCTGGGCCGACGTGGAGGAATGCCCGGCGAGGAGGAGCAGACCGAGGCGTACCGACGCCTGTTCGAGCGGTGCGCCCCGGGCCGGGCCACCGTGCGCACGCTGGACATCGGCGGAGACAAGGCCCTCCCCTACTTCTCCCTCGGCCCCCAGGACAACCCCGCCCTGGGGCTCCGGGCCCACCGGATCTACCGCTTTCACCCGGAGATCCTGCTCACCCAGGTCCGGGCGATCCTCCGGGCCGCGGCCGGGTTTCCCGGGTTGCGCCTGCTGTTCCCCATGATCGAGTGCGTCGAGGAGTGGCGGTTCGTCCAGGGCCTGGTGGACCAGGCCGTGGACTCGTTGGCGGCCGAGGGGACCGCGTTCCAGGAGAGGTTCGAGCGAGGGGTGCTGGTGGAGACCCCGTCGGCCGCGTGGTCGTTCCGGCGCCTGCTCGAGGCGGCGGACTTCGCGAGCATCGGCACCAACGACCTGATCCAGTACCTGTTCGCGGTGGACCGCTCCAACCCCAACGTGCTGCGAACCTACGGGCCGGAGCACCCCGTGGTGCTCCAGGTGCTGGCTGCGCTGGCCCGGGACGCGAAAGAGGCCGGCAAGCCCCTGTCGATCTGCGGGAAGGCCGGCAGCGACCTCGCCCTGCTGCCCGCCCTGATCGGGCTGGGCATCACGGACCTGAGCGTCCCCGTCAACCGGGCACAGGCGGTCAGGGCGCGCCTGGCCACCCTGCGGCCGCGGGACTGCCGCCGGCTGGCCCGGCAGTGCCTCCAAGCCGAGACGCCCGACGAGGTGCTCGAGCTGCTGGGCCGGCCGGGGAGCCCCCCGGGGCCGGGCGTCGTCGCCCCCCGGGGAGCCGAGTGGGTGGACCCGGTGTGCGGCATGGCGGTCCACGCCGAGGGGAACCCCCTCACCACCGTCCGCGACGGCCGACGGTTCTACTTCTGCTCGCGGGAGTGCCTCGACGCATTCCTGCGCCAACCCGCAGATCCGGCGAATCAGACAAGATAG
- a CDS encoding DUF438 domain-containing protein: protein MSDPPAEVHCGEIQPHGQEVIMPVEIGPKTRIHDLLREHPHLLEVLVARSPAFAKLRNPLLRKTMGKVATLENAAAIAGIPVDDLVRTLRQAVSGPPQGPEDRKEALKEILRELHDGAPVEEVKERFRRVLGGVDASEIAAVEQALIDEGLPAEEIRRLCDVHVELFKEALEERDRPEVPPGHPVHTYMKENRALEEIVSRLSLALGRLPRPGEPGAAEALRAAAPEFGALLDRLARVDVHYTRKENQLFPALEAHHFTGPTQVMWSIHDDIRGMIKAARQALDRLDPQAFRTNLLDALKAIRDMIYKEEHILFPASLDLLSRDEWARMARGEAEIGFAWVEPAPGWPDAEAPSPSEAPPGPGPAAPPEDLTGAAVRLDTGRLTPEQINLLLTHLPVDVTFVDADDRVAYYSEGPHRIFPRSPGIIGREVRNCHPPKSVHRVNMILDAFKAGERDSAEFWLQLGGRFIHIRYFAVRDAAGRYQGTLEVSQDVTDIRTLEGERRLLDGE from the coding sequence TTGAGCGATCCGCCCGCCGAGGTACACTGCGGCGAGATCCAACCCCACGGCCAGGAGGTGATCATGCCCGTCGAGATCGGCCCCAAGACCCGGATCCACGACCTGCTTCGGGAGCACCCCCACCTGCTCGAGGTGCTGGTGGCCCGGTCCCCCGCGTTCGCCAAGCTGCGGAACCCGCTGCTGCGGAAGACCATGGGCAAGGTGGCCACCTTGGAGAACGCGGCCGCCATCGCCGGCATCCCGGTGGACGACCTGGTGCGCACCCTGCGGCAGGCGGTGTCCGGCCCGCCCCAGGGGCCGGAGGACCGCAAGGAGGCCCTCAAGGAGATCCTGCGCGAACTACACGACGGCGCTCCCGTGGAAGAGGTGAAGGAGCGGTTCCGCCGGGTGCTGGGCGGGGTGGACGCCTCCGAGATCGCGGCCGTGGAGCAGGCCTTGATCGACGAGGGGCTGCCGGCCGAGGAGATCCGGCGCCTGTGCGACGTGCACGTGGAGCTCTTCAAGGAGGCCCTGGAGGAGCGGGACCGGCCCGAGGTTCCGCCCGGGCACCCGGTGCACACCTACATGAAGGAGAACCGGGCCCTGGAGGAGATCGTCTCCCGGCTGAGCCTGGCCCTGGGCCGGCTGCCCCGGCCCGGGGAGCCCGGCGCGGCCGAGGCGCTGCGGGCGGCCGCGCCGGAGTTCGGGGCCCTGCTGGACCGCCTGGCCCGGGTGGACGTGCACTACACCCGCAAGGAGAACCAGCTCTTCCCGGCCCTCGAGGCCCACCACTTCACCGGCCCCACCCAGGTCATGTGGTCCATCCACGACGACATCCGGGGCATGATCAAGGCGGCCCGCCAAGCCCTGGACCGACTGGACCCCCAGGCGTTCCGCACGAACCTGCTCGACGCCCTCAAGGCCATCCGCGACATGATCTACAAGGAGGAGCACATCCTGTTCCCCGCGAGCCTCGACCTGCTCTCCCGCGACGAGTGGGCCCGCATGGCCCGGGGCGAGGCCGAGATCGGGTTCGCCTGGGTCGAGCCCGCCCCGGGCTGGCCCGATGCGGAGGCCCCGTCCCCTTCGGAGGCTCCCCCCGGTCCCGGGCCCGCCGCACCCCCGGAGGACCTCACCGGGGCCGCGGTCCGTCTCGACACCGGCCGGCTCACCCCCGAGCAGATCAACCTGCTCCTCACCCACCTGCCCGTGGACGTCACCTTCGTGGACGCGGACGACCGGGTGGCCTACTATTCCGAGGGGCCCCACCGGATCTTCCCCCGGAGCCCCGGCATCATCGGCCGTGAGGTGCGCAACTGCCATCCGCCCAAGAGCGTGCACCGGGTCAACATGATCCTCGACGCCTTCAAGGCCGGCGAGCGCGACAGTGCGGAGTTCTGGCTCCAGTTGGGAGGGCGGTTCATCCACATCCGCTACTTCGCCGTCCGCGACGCGGCGGGCCGCTACCAGGGCACCCTGGAGGTGAGCCAGGACGTGACCGACATCCGAACCCTGGAGGGCGAGCGCCGGCTCCTGGACGGGGAGTGA
- a CDS encoding UvrD-helicase domain-containing protein: MSHRPMEFLADLHIHSRFSRATSRSLNLPELHAWAQRKGLFLLGTGDVTHPAWYAELADQLVEAEPGLYRLRDDLAREADAAVPAACRGPVRFVLQGEVSCIYKHDGAVRKVHHVVFLPHLEAAGRFLSALDRLGNVRSDGRPILGLTSRQVLEILLDTAPGAFLVPAHVWTPWFSILGSRSGYDSVEACFGDLAGEIFALETGLSSDPAMNWRVSALDRFALISCSDAHSAANLGREACRFDLADPSFEALRRSLEDPGRPGLWGTLEFFPEEGKYHLDGHRKCGVRLTPAETRETGGRCPECGGKVTVGVLHRVEELADRPPGERPEGARPYQTLVPLAEVVAEALGVGPRTKRVAGVLDRLARKVGPELTVLLRADPSEVDRCAGPVVAEAVVRVREGRVHVEGGYDGEFGVVRIFEPDERREIERQGSLFTGLAELPRTGRRRKRAAPPRPEPEPEARPDTPAGGLDPDQARAVEAPAGPVRIVAGPGTGKTRTLVARIAHRIRSTGVSPHQVLAVTFTNRAAAELAERLGRELAEGAQGVTVGTLHRLGLEILRREHRAAGLPEGFSVVDRDEAVSLVAKIAGVSGREARALAEEISRARRVGLDGAPEVVRRYEEALLARGAVDLDGLVCRAAQLLEDLPAVRQEWQRRWAFVAVDEFQDLDPAQYQLLRLLAPPGGDLTVIGDPDQSIYGFRGADPGLFDRFGREEPALHTVRLGRTYRCVEPVVRAARAVLGPGAPDLAAVRGPGPEVRLVEAATDRDEAEWIAREVERLVGGTSHRAGDGALRRVGGYGFGEVAVLVRTRAQAPLIAEALGRAGFPVQRALGDGFLAGPGRRLRERLRRAAPAADPLEALSAALEAEALEPEDPAAAAWTAAAAGAGTVAELLDRVALAEAGDEYRPGERVTVLTLHAAKGLEFPVVFVAGCEDGLLPYRAPGRGSDPGEERRLLYVGMTRARDVLVLTRARRRRLYGETRRPGESPFLAGVDLERTTLQPFTAPTRQLTLF; encoded by the coding sequence ATGAGCCATCGCCCCATGGAGTTTCTGGCCGACCTGCACATCCACTCCCGGTTCTCCCGGGCCACCAGCCGGAGCCTGAATCTGCCGGAGCTCCACGCCTGGGCCCAGCGCAAGGGGCTGTTCCTGTTGGGCACGGGGGACGTGACCCACCCGGCCTGGTACGCCGAGCTCGCCGACCAGCTCGTGGAGGCCGAGCCGGGGCTCTACCGGCTGCGGGACGACCTGGCCCGGGAGGCCGACGCCGCCGTGCCGGCCGCCTGCCGGGGGCCGGTGCGGTTCGTGCTGCAGGGGGAGGTGAGCTGCATCTACAAGCACGACGGCGCGGTGCGCAAGGTGCACCACGTGGTGTTCCTGCCCCACCTCGAGGCCGCGGGCCGGTTCCTCTCGGCCCTGGACCGGCTCGGGAACGTGCGCTCGGACGGACGGCCGATCCTGGGCCTCACCAGCCGCCAGGTGCTGGAGATCCTCCTCGATACCGCGCCGGGGGCGTTCCTGGTGCCGGCCCATGTGTGGACCCCCTGGTTCTCCATCCTCGGCTCCCGCTCGGGGTACGACTCGGTGGAGGCGTGCTTCGGCGACCTGGCCGGGGAGATCTTCGCCCTGGAGACCGGCCTGTCGTCGGACCCGGCCATGAACTGGCGGGTATCGGCCCTGGACCGGTTCGCCCTGATCTCCTGCTCCGACGCCCACTCGGCCGCGAACCTGGGCCGGGAGGCCTGCCGGTTCGACCTGGCCGACCCCTCCTTCGAGGCTCTGCGCCGCAGCCTGGAGGACCCCGGCCGGCCGGGTCTGTGGGGCACCCTGGAGTTCTTCCCGGAGGAGGGGAAGTACCATCTGGACGGCCACCGCAAGTGCGGGGTGCGGCTCACCCCGGCCGAGACCCGGGAGACGGGGGGCCGCTGCCCCGAGTGCGGCGGCAAGGTCACGGTGGGGGTGCTGCACCGGGTGGAGGAGCTGGCCGACCGGCCGCCGGGGGAGCGGCCCGAGGGTGCCCGGCCGTACCAGACCCTGGTGCCCCTGGCCGAGGTGGTGGCCGAGGCCCTGGGGGTGGGGCCGCGCACCAAGCGGGTGGCCGGGGTGCTGGACCGGCTGGCCCGGAAGGTGGGGCCCGAGCTGACCGTGCTGCTCCGGGCCGACCCCTCCGAGGTGGACCGGTGCGCCGGGCCGGTGGTGGCCGAGGCCGTGGTGCGGGTGCGGGAAGGAAGGGTGCACGTCGAAGGGGGGTACGACGGCGAGTTCGGGGTGGTGCGGATCTTCGAGCCGGACGAGCGCCGGGAGATCGAGCGCCAGGGGAGCCTGTTCACCGGGCTCGCCGAGCTCCCTCGCACCGGTCGGCGGAGGAAACGGGCCGCCCCGCCCCGGCCCGAACCCGAGCCGGAAGCCCGGCCGGACACCCCTGCGGGGGGGCTGGACCCGGACCAGGCCCGGGCCGTGGAGGCCCCGGCCGGCCCCGTGCGGATCGTGGCCGGGCCCGGCACGGGCAAGACCCGTACCTTGGTGGCCCGGATCGCCCACCGCATCCGGAGCACCGGGGTGTCCCCGCACCAGGTGCTGGCCGTCACCTTCACCAACCGGGCCGCGGCCGAGCTGGCCGAGCGTCTCGGCCGGGAGTTGGCGGAGGGGGCGCAGGGGGTCACGGTGGGCACGCTCCACCGGCTCGGGCTCGAGATCCTCCGCCGGGAGCACCGGGCCGCCGGCCTGCCCGAGGGGTTCTCCGTGGTGGACCGGGACGAGGCCGTCTCGCTGGTGGCCAAGATCGCCGGGGTGAGTGGGCGGGAGGCCCGGGCCCTGGCCGAGGAGATCTCCCGGGCCCGAAGGGTCGGCCTGGACGGCGCCCCCGAGGTGGTCCGGCGCTACGAGGAGGCCCTGCTCGCGAGGGGGGCCGTGGACCTGGACGGGCTCGTGTGCCGGGCCGCCCAGCTTCTGGAGGATCTGCCCGCGGTGCGGCAGGAGTGGCAGCGCCGGTGGGCGTTCGTGGCCGTGGACGAGTTCCAGGACCTGGACCCGGCCCAGTATCAGCTGCTGCGGCTGCTGGCGCCCCCCGGCGGGGATCTCACGGTGATCGGCGACCCGGACCAGTCCATCTACGGGTTCCGGGGAGCCGACCCAGGCCTGTTCGACCGGTTCGGCCGGGAGGAGCCGGCCCTCCACACCGTGCGCCTGGGTCGCACCTACCGGTGCGTGGAGCCGGTGGTCCGGGCCGCCCGGGCCGTGCTGGGACCCGGCGCGCCCGACCTGGCCGCCGTGCGGGGCCCGGGGCCGGAGGTGCGGTTGGTGGAGGCGGCCACGGACCGGGACGAGGCCGAGTGGATCGCGCGGGAGGTCGAGCGGCTGGTGGGGGGGACGTCGCACCGGGCGGGGGACGGCGCCCTCCGGCGGGTCGGGGGCTACGGGTTCGGGGAGGTGGCCGTGCTGGTGCGCACCCGGGCCCAGGCGCCCCTGATCGCCGAGGCGTTGGGCCGGGCGGGGTTCCCGGTGCAACGGGCCCTGGGCGACGGGTTCCTGGCCGGGCCGGGCCGCCGCCTGCGGGAGCGGCTCCGCAGGGCGGCCCCGGCCGCGGATCCCCTCGAGGCGTTGAGCGCGGCCCTGGAGGCAGAGGCCCTGGAGCCGGAGGACCCGGCGGCCGCGGCCTGGACCGCGGCTGCCGCAGGCGCCGGAACCGTGGCCGAGCTCCTGGACCGGGTGGCACTGGCCGAGGCGGGGGACGAGTACCGGCCCGGGGAGCGGGTGACGGTGCTCACCCTGCACGCGGCCAAGGGGCTTGAGTTCCCGGTGGTGTTCGTGGCGGGGTGCGAGGACGGGCTCCTACCCTACCGGGCGCCGGGCCGGGGGTCCGACCCGGGCGAGGAGCGGCGGCTCCTGTACGTGGGCATGACCCGGGCCCGGGACGTGCTCGTGCTCACCCGGGCCCGCCGGCGCAGGCTCTACGGCGAGACCCGTCGGCCCGGGGAGAGCCCCTTCCTGGCCGGCGTGGACCTGGAGCGCACCACCCTCCAGCCGTTCACGGCCCCGACCCGGCAGTTGACGCTGTTTTAG
- a CDS encoding methyltransferase family protein, with translation MTTGPPIGGTWGLTAVMVVIVSWVLYRYLAPASWKEWSRAGLIQAFIIALYAEMYGFPLTIYLLTGWLGIKVPWLHQSGHLWATLFGWGDAGAMIEMLVGYTVVFLGISLLVEGWREVYRATQKGELATKGLYAIVRHPQYTGIFLAIFGQLIHWPTIPTLVLFPVIVWAYYRLARKEERAMLEKHGTAYAEYRRTVPMFLPKWGDWKRLLTPGSAEDRDA, from the coding sequence ATGACGACCGGTCCACCGATCGGAGGAACCTGGGGGCTCACCGCGGTCATGGTCGTGATCGTCTCGTGGGTCCTGTACCGCTACCTGGCGCCGGCGAGCTGGAAGGAGTGGAGCCGGGCCGGGCTGATCCAGGCGTTCATCATCGCGCTCTACGCCGAGATGTACGGCTTCCCCCTCACCATCTACCTGCTTACCGGGTGGCTCGGTATCAAAGTGCCGTGGCTCCATCAGAGCGGGCACCTGTGGGCCACGCTGTTCGGGTGGGGCGATGCAGGGGCCATGATCGAGATGCTCGTGGGGTACACCGTGGTGTTCCTGGGCATCTCGCTCCTGGTGGAGGGGTGGCGCGAGGTGTACCGGGCCACCCAGAAGGGCGAGCTGGCCACCAAGGGGCTCTATGCCATCGTGCGCCACCCCCAGTACACGGGGATCTTCCTGGCCATCTTCGGGCAGCTCATCCACTGGCCCACCATTCCGACCCTGGTGCTGTTCCCGGTCATCGTGTGGGCCTACTACCGGCTCGCCCGGAAGGAGGAGCGGGCCATGCTCGAGAAGCACGGGACCGCCTACGCCGAGTACCGCCGCACCGTGCCCATGTTCCTCCCCAAGTGGGGCGACTGGAAGCGTCTGCTCACCCCTGGGTCGGCCGAGGACCGCGACGCCTGA
- a CDS encoding molybdopterin-containing oxidoreductase family protein translates to MNRWDRRSFLKLGVAGAAGAALPAGAGLRPVEAPHRTLRKFRNPKPSLCGMCPARCGLIAFRDGDRVVQIEGNPGSPTNEGGLCARAFAELERLYDPERVLRPLRRVGPRGSGRWEPVSWDEALGRIAQAVGGRSVLHLSMDRFLVGDLQETLGWTDVLLDRDLPGRPGPRSDADLYGAPVLGPDLRRAETIYLVGAPLMDGRFRVPEVRSLVEARARGARVVLLAEAVGATGSVCEWVPVPPGASAWAALGMAKLLWDEGGVDREALRKSAPTVADALDEALAPYDAGRVAERTGITPERLRRLAMTFAGRRPSVAVAQPGTPEAAAAAVLNHLVGNVNRPGGIQTARGPYFSTPARPTRTPEEWWRSFLEGADAPLDLYLAAEANPAYDGPDPNAVSRALADPERVKLVVAVDTHLTETASMADLVLPLATAYECWDLVEGALPDGRPYLALQQPVTRPASEPDKLRDPTTEHLALFEPWPRPLGEARGIPDLILELARRAGERGLPPTVPAVLDERLRKSWGPGSFQALRRRGIWVAEEPKAPNPVQPPSLGRRLEAPAAEEGLLGRVTAPNVLPRTYANTRRNREIVPVGEVQVAAGAAERLGLRTGDTAVVRSGERHARFPVRVLRGLHPRAVVLPDGFGHRAGGKAATGQDPKVWWRHAGPGASARGVMPADGEPHPVELEPGEG, encoded by the coding sequence GTGAACCGCTGGGACCGAAGGTCGTTTCTGAAGCTGGGCGTTGCCGGCGCGGCCGGCGCGGCTCTACCGGCCGGGGCCGGCCTGCGGCCGGTCGAGGCCCCTCACCGCACTCTGCGCAAGTTCCGCAACCCCAAACCGTCGCTCTGCGGCATGTGCCCCGCCCGGTGCGGCCTCATCGCGTTCCGCGACGGGGACCGGGTGGTGCAGATCGAGGGCAACCCCGGCTCGCCCACCAACGAGGGCGGGCTGTGCGCCCGGGCCTTTGCCGAGCTGGAGCGGCTGTACGACCCGGAGCGGGTGCTCCGGCCCCTGCGCCGGGTCGGACCCAGGGGGTCGGGTCGGTGGGAGCCGGTGTCGTGGGACGAGGCCCTGGGTCGAATCGCCCAGGCCGTGGGAGGGCGGTCGGTGCTCCACCTCTCCATGGACCGGTTCCTGGTGGGCGACCTACAGGAGACGCTGGGCTGGACCGACGTGCTGCTGGACCGGGACCTGCCCGGCCGCCCCGGGCCCCGGTCCGACGCCGACCTCTACGGCGCGCCCGTGCTCGGCCCCGACCTGCGCCGGGCCGAGACCATCTACCTGGTGGGCGCCCCGCTCATGGACGGCCGGTTCCGGGTGCCCGAGGTGCGCAGCCTGGTGGAGGCCCGGGCTCGGGGCGCCCGGGTGGTGCTGCTGGCCGAGGCCGTGGGGGCGACCGGTTCGGTGTGCGAGTGGGTGCCGGTGCCGCCGGGGGCGTCCGCCTGGGCGGCTCTCGGCATGGCCAAGCTGCTGTGGGACGAGGGCGGAGTGGACCGGGAGGCGTTGCGGAAATCGGCCCCGACCGTGGCCGACGCCCTGGACGAGGCGCTCGCCCCTTACGACGCCGGACGGGTGGCCGAGCGAACCGGCATCACGCCCGAGCGGCTCCGGCGACTCGCGATGACCTTTGCCGGCCGCCGGCCGTCGGTGGCCGTGGCCCAGCCGGGCACCCCCGAGGCCGCGGCCGCCGCGGTCCTGAACCATCTGGTGGGCAATGTGAACCGGCCCGGGGGCATCCAGACCGCCCGGGGACCCTACTTCTCCACCCCGGCCCGGCCCACCCGCACCCCGGAGGAATGGTGGCGGTCCTTCCTGGAGGGCGCTGACGCCCCCCTGGACCTGTACCTGGCCGCGGAGGCCAACCCGGCCTACGACGGCCCGGACCCGAACGCGGTGTCCCGGGCCCTGGCCGACCCGGAACGGGTGAAGCTCGTGGTGGCCGTGGACACCCACCTCACCGAGACGGCCTCGATGGCGGACCTGGTCCTGCCCCTGGCCACGGCCTACGAGTGCTGGGACCTGGTGGAGGGGGCGCTGCCGGACGGCCGGCCCTACCTGGCGCTGCAGCAGCCGGTGACCCGCCCCGCGTCGGAGCCCGACAAGCTCCGGGACCCCACCACCGAGCACCTGGCCCTGTTCGAGCCCTGGCCCCGGCCACTGGGCGAGGCCCGGGGCATCCCGGACCTGATCCTGGAGCTCGCCCGGCGCGCGGGGGAGCGGGGCCTGCCGCCCACCGTGCCCGCCGTTCTCGACGAGCGGCTCCGCAAGTCCTGGGGACCCGGCAGCTTCCAAGCCCTGAGGCGGCGGGGGATCTGGGTGGCCGAGGAGCCCAAGGCCCCCAACCCCGTCCAGCCCCCGAGCCTGGGGCGGCGGCTGGAGGCGCCGGCCGCGGAGGAGGGGCTGCTCGGCCGGGTGACCGCGCCCAACGTGCTTCCCCGCACCTACGCCAACACCCGCCGCAACCGGGAGATCGTGCCCGTGGGCGAGGTGCAGGTGGCGGCCGGAGCGGCGGAACGGCTGGGCCTGCGCACCGGCGACACCGCCGTGGTGCGCTCCGGGGAACGTCACGCCCGGTTCCCGGTGCGCGTGCTCCGGGGGCTGCACCCCCGGGCCGTGGTGCTTCCTGACGGGTTCGGCCACCGGGCCGGCGGCAAGGCCGCCACCGGCCAGGACCCCAAGGTGTGGTGGCGCCACGCCGGCCCGGGCGCCTCGGCCCGGGGTGTGATGCCCGCGGACGGCGAACCCCACCCCGTGGAGCTCGAACCCGGGGAAGGGTAG